From the Musa acuminata AAA Group cultivar baxijiao chromosome BXJ3-7, Cavendish_Baxijiao_AAA, whole genome shotgun sequence genome, one window contains:
- the LOC135643104 gene encoding two-component response regulator ORR22-like encodes MTVEERKGHLMREEGGQNDRFPVGMRVLAVDDDPTCLRVLEALLLRCRYHVTTTNQATVALKLLRENRDKFDLVISDVHMPDMDGFKLLELVGLEMDLPVIMLSVNGETKTVMKGIAHGACDYLLKPVRIEELKNIWQHVVRRRKFSHKDYSNFDNGEESERHQIVSSEGGQDLNVSGSANQNGKLSRKRKDQNEEDEDDCEENVHENEDLTTQKKPRVVWSIDLHRKFVAAVNQLGIDKAVPKRILELMNVERLTRENVASHLQKYRLYLKRLSTVASQQANMVATFGGSDPSYLHMSSLDGFGSLHVLAASGHLPALTSLQSSKVLDRAMTGGLGNHGFTSSRIVQVGHNNTSTPCNDLNRFQHINLPGNQHGSLLQGIPTSLELEQLQPRRIQEANSQFPGGFSDNKLATAIPCSSFVNGTNSSFISQTLQQQAHPRRFINHSSIRATPISTHPFHVGSECSSCFPDLGRCKDTGKCAVPLTAYATNTSSMGSFTTDDESQRDNNIPTISSTSFMAAPPRDPSIGRDRQCQANSSIARTMLLPTTMDREMKFVNFSSAGNSKERLEPKDVYIDENDVTIGSFSSSTMSNNFMIDPFSGNQIMNNSHYNKRMDKNIISLTTASSSILRENFKIDDSIVDDPQKDKYDLEITKLQGGIVLGGCNLDDLVNSSMIKPERDELSLMDSDTGCDFYPLGACM; translated from the exons ATGACAGTTGAGGAGAGGAAGGGGCACTTGATGCGAGAGGAAGGTGGACAGAATGATCGGTTCCCTGTCGGAATGCGTGTCCTCGCCGTGGACGACGATCCCACTTGCCTCAGGGTGTTAGAGGCTCTGCTGCTTCGATGCCGATATCATG TTACGACGACGAATCAGGCTACTGTGGCTCTGAAGTTGCTGAGGGAGAACAGGGACAAATTTGATCTGGTTATCAGTGATGTCCATATGCCAGACATGGATGGCTTCAAGCTTTTAGAACTGGTGGGCCTTGAGATGGACCTTCCTGTCATAA TGCTTTCGGTGAATGGTGAGACCAAAACGGTGATGAAAGGCATAGCACATGGTGCTTGCGACTACCTTCTGAAACCTGTTCGGATCGAGGAGCTGAAGAATATATGGCAGCATGTAGTTAGGAGGAGGAAGTTCAGTCACAAAGATTATAGTAATTTTGATAATGGGGAGGAGTCTGAGAGGCACCAAATCGTCAGCAGTGAAGGAGGGCAAGATCTGAACGTCAGTGGGTCAGCCAATCAAAATGGGAAGCTAAGCAGGAAGCGGAAGGACCAAAATGAGGAAGATGAAGATGATTGTGAGGAGAATGTCCATGAGAATGAAGACTTAACCACTCAGAAAAAGCCAAGGGTTGTTTGGTCTATTGACCTACACCGGAAGTTCGTAGCTGCTGTTAACCAGTTGGGAATTGACA AGGCTGTGCCTAAGAGGATACTTGAGCTCATGAATGTTGAGAGGCTCACAAGAGAAAATGTTGCAAGCCATCTACAG AAGTATAGGCTTTACCTGAAAAGACTCAGTACTGTGGCAAGCCAACAAGCTAACATGGTTGCTACTTTTGGAGGTAGTGACCCCTCCTATCTACACATGAGTTCATTGGACGGATTTGGGAGCTTGCATGTGTTGGCTGCTTCAGGCCATTTGCCAGCCCTTACATCACTCCAATCAAGTAAAGTGCTTGATAGAGCAATGACGGGTGGCTTGGGAAATCATGGATTTACTTCTTCCAGAATAGTTCAAGTTGGGCATAACAACACAAGCACTCCTTGCAATGATTTAAACAGATTTCAACATATCAATCTTCCTGGCAACCAACATGGCAGTTTATTGCAGGGGATTCCCACATCATTGGAACTGGAGCAACTGCAACCTAGAAGAATTCAGGAAGCAAACAGTCAGTTTCCTGGAGGTTTCTCTGACAATAAACTAGCTACTGCTATACCCTGCAGCTCTTTTGTCAATGGGACAAACAGCAgttttatatcacaaacacttcagCAGCAGGCACATCCCAGGAGATTTATCAATCACTCTTCAATTAGAGCAACACCTATAAGCACACACCCTTTCCATGTGGGTTCTGAATGTTCCTCATGTTTTCCTGATCTTGGTAGATGCAAAGACACCGGGAAATGTGCTGTTCCGTTGACTGCTTATGCCACCAATACTTCATCAATGGGTTCCTTTACTACTGATGATGAGTCACAAAGAGACAACAACATTCCAACTATTTCTTCCACTAGTTTTATGGCGGCACCTCCACGGGACCCTTCGATAGGAAGAGATAGACAATGCCAAGCTAACTCTTCTATTGCGAGGACAATGCTATTGCCAACAACTATGGATAGAGAGATGAAATTTGTCAATTTCAGCAGTGCAGGCAACTCTAAAGAGAGACTAGAGCCAAAAGATGTTTACATAGATGAAAATGATGTCACGATTGGTTCTTTCTCAAGTTCTACTATGTCCAATAATTTCATGATCGATCCATTTTCTGGGAATCAAATAATGAACAACAGCCATTATAACAAAAGAATGgataaaaatatcatttcccTTACAACTGCTAGTTCATCAATTCTTCGAGAAAATTTCAAGATTGATGATTCAATTGTTGATGATCCACAGAAGGACAAGTACGATTTGGAGATAACAAAGTTGCAGGGAGGAATAGTCTTAGGTGGTTGCAATCTTGATGATCTTGTTAATTCTTCCATGATCAAACCG GAAAGGGATGAACTTAGCTTGATGGATAGTGATACTGGATGCGACTTTTATCCTCTAGGTGCTTGCATGTGA